A genomic region of Chaetodon auriga isolate fChaAug3 chromosome 11, fChaAug3.hap1, whole genome shotgun sequence contains the following coding sequences:
- the LOC143328415 gene encoding carbohydrate sulfotransferase 15-like, with translation MSETLNIKLVPVLSLTNLRRISKVKVMSFLMVLTLTLLIMVSYNLSGNKKGQHSRAAAEVSSKKNSIDMKQLMKIIHSKLEYTPRKVPDEKDVIEMEPHLFSVVPRHFLPGVKSPCWYEEISGEHSTDPYKNNRYCTLNRKTLCDKMRPNFHKHLQHRDGKLFRLRCLPYFYIIGQPKCGTTDLYSRLQRHPQVQYSIKKEPQWWTRRRFSYTQIKEGFKGIFRVEDYLDLFDLAAQHIQEEMNRNSSGEHHITQFLTEGGTKIVNVLKVDASPFTMWDNMAWSYVHSDRKELELGFLTQDFIHTLQPGAKLIIILRDPVERLYSAYLYFRTGKKSVKDFHERVMSCLQLFQSCLSEQSLRSCVYNRSLHDSMLARLHMGLYVVFLLDWLTVFHRDQILVLRLEDYSADLRATLHKAFDFLGLSPLSVKLEEEVMKKRVSNSRRMTDRDLGPMLPATRALLRDFYQPFNRKLASLLDNNAFLWSYP, from the exons atgtctgaaacactgaatattaaGTTGGTACCCGTGTTGTCACTGACTAACCTGAGGAGGATCTCAAAAGTCAAAGTGATGAGCTTCCTGATGGTCTTGACACTGACGCTCCTCATCATGGTTTCCTACAACCTGTCGGGGAACAAAAAaggacagcacagcagagcagcagctgaagtttcCTCTAAAAAGAATTCAATAGACATGAAACAACTGATGAAGATCATTCACTCTAAACTGGAATACACACCCAGGAAGGTGCCTGATGAAAAGGATGTCATTGAAATGGAGCCTCAT TTGTTCTCTGTCGTTCCTCGCCATTTCCTGCCCGGTGTCAAGAGCCCTTGCTGGTATGAGGAGATCTCCGGTGAACACAGCACTGATCCATACAAGAATAACCGCTATTGTACTTTGAACAGGAAGACTTTGTGTGACAAAATGAGGCCCAACTTCCACAAGCACTTACAACACAGAGATGGCAAACTGTTTCGTTTGCGCTGCTTGCCGTACTTCTACATCATTGGCCAACCAAAGTGTGGTACCACTGACTTGTACTCCAGGCTGCAACGGCATCCACAGGTCCAGTACAGCATCAAAAAGGAACCACAGTGGTGGACCAGAAGACGCTTCA GTTATACCCAGATCAAAGAAGGCTTCAAGGGCATTTTTCGTGTGGAAGATTACCTGGATCTATTTGACCTGGCAGCCCAACACATCCAAGaagaaatgaatagaaattCATCTGGAGAGCACCACATCACCCAGTTCCTAACAG AGG GTGGCACTAAGATTGTCAATGTCTTGAAAGTTGATGCCAGTCCATTCACTATGTGGGACAACATGGCCTGGAGCTATGTTCACAGCGACAGGAAAGAGTTGGAGCTCGGTTTTCTGACCCAGGACTTCATCCACACACTCCAGCCCGGTGCCAAGCTCATTATCATCCTTAGAGATCCAGTGGAGAG GCTTTATTCTGCTTACCTGTATTTTAGGACGGGCAAAAAGTCAGTAAAGGACTTCCATGAGAGGGTCATGAGCTGTCTACAGTTGTTtcagtcctgtctgtctgagcagtCACTTCGTTCCTGTGTCTACAACAGAAGCCTCCACGATTCCATGCTG GCGAGACTTCACATGGGCTTGTACGTCGTCTTCTTACTGGACTGGCTCACAGTTTTCCATCGGGACCAGATTCTAGTTCTTCGACTGGAGGACTACTCAGCCGACCTGAGAGCAACATTACACAAAGCTTTTGATTTTCTGGGTCTAA GTCCTCTGTCAGTGAAGCTGGAGgaagaagtgatgaaaaagcGTGTGTCAAACAGCCGGCGAATGACGGACAGGGATCTCGGTCCTATGCTTCCAGCCACCAGAGCCCTCCTCAGGGATTTTTACCAGCCCTTCAACCGTAAACTGGCCAGTTTGTTGGACAACAATGCCTTCCTCTGGAGCTACCCCTGA